One Carassius auratus strain Wakin chromosome 16, ASM336829v1, whole genome shotgun sequence genomic window carries:
- the LOC113116244 gene encoding uncharacterized protein LOC113116244, with translation MLVTVLSVAMVMLTGHLMYGLPMDGKRLNPRALPVELCDPGYYYTSDNKCVQCDLGFYTSEKNREDRCHRCFQNCRPEYNMEVEKDCTRTSNLVCRCKEGYICLRDPYTDQCDSCVAAPTTIPSSTSADVPSSTTSTASTTSTTSTTSSTKIELGDSKFVLWILCGLSFLMLSIIILTLFLRLCRKKEKECFKHFVRQCSLGDMEVDSETAPPTSQPDEQPHAQEMLSHGSTPTNHNTDCSFHQPISSEQAVPPAGNLGPLHIYGPKTVFVSLLNQFGLDGGEKKAQQLQEESLSNINVPCPQSPPVHLSEEERSRENDFIFFPSQEQGKECHISKEEVL, from the exons ATGCTTGTCACAGTGTTATCTGTAGCCATGGTGATGCTGACAGGTCACCTGATGTATGGGCTGCCTATG gACGGAAAAAGGCTAAATCCAAGGGCCCTTCCAGTAGAGCTGTGTGATCCAG GATATTATTACACTTCTGACAATAAGTGTGTTCAATGCGATCTCGGTTTCTACACAAGTGAGAAAAACAGAGAGGATAGATGCCACCGCTGCTTCCAGAACTGCAGACCTG AATACAACATGGAGGTGGAGAAGGATTGCACAAGGACATCAAATTTAGTTTGTCGCTGTAAAGAGGGTTACATTTGTTTGCGCGATCCATACACGGACCAATGTGACTCCTGTGTTGCTGCCCCCACCACAATCCCATCTTCCACCTCTGCTGATGTCCCATCATCCACTACATCCACTGCATCCACTACATCCACTACATCCACCACTTCATCTACTAAGATTGAACTGG GTGACAGTAAATTTGTTCTGTGGATTTTATGTGGATTAAGTTTTCTAATGCTATCCATTATCATCCTTACGCTGTTCCTCCGGCTCTGCAGGAAGAAAGAGAAGGAATGTTTTAAACATT TTGTCAGGCAGTGCTCGTTGGGTGATATGGAG GTGGACAGTGAGACTGCACCTCCTACTAGCCAACCAGATGAGCAGCCCCATGCCCAGGAGATGCTGTCACATGGCAGCACAcccaccaatcacaacacagactGCTCgtttcatcagccaatcagctcGGAGCAGGCTGTGCCTCCAGCTGGCAATTTAG GCCCTCTTCACATCTACGGTCCCAAGACAGTTTTTGTTAGTTTGCTCAATCAGTTTGGACTGGATGGCGGCGAGAAAAAAGCACAACAACTCCAAGAAGAATCGCTAAGCAATATCAACGTGCCCTGCCCTCAGTCTCCCCCCGTCCATCTGTCTGAGGAGGAAAGGAGCAGAGAGAACGATTTCATCTTCTTCCCATCTCAAGAGCAAGGGAAAGAGTGTCACATATCTAAAGAAGAGGTGCTGTGA
- the tnfrsf1a gene encoding tumor necrosis factor receptor superfamily member 1A codes for MRECQLFACVLLALISQSYVISVSGGPTGKGYCPENEYWNNKGFCCDKCHAGFKLKEECPKNNTRSLCVKCENGTFLETANHYDKCFSCRKCSKANSKELSPCTFRSNRECGCEIGYYFNNLSPSDWECSRCRKCGPGQLTVAECGKKQNTKCQCKENHYAVPGKNLCLPCAECQDDCPDVCKSTTPPNILGSSKPTSPPGLIHHILVPVCACITVLAVGVFLLYEGIRLWKKKSRALSSQQSTPVSDDQTLIITVAPDKELDESVPFTNQPCEPELNGKLPDCIPREIKIHEFFYFVLDEVPIGRFKELVRRLGVSEQNIDRAEQDHRNSKDAHYQMLKVWSDSGSGGGNNVLPWHRIQMFVDTLKDMYLVNCADNIESRFLSKDPSTSN; via the exons ATGAGGGAATGTCAGCTGTTCGCTTGTGTTCTGCTG GCTCTAATCAGCCAGTCATATGTAATATCAGTTAGTGGAGGTCCGACTGGGAAAGGATATTGTCCTGAAAATGAATACTGGAATAATAAGGGATTCTGCTGTGATAAATGTCATGCAG GGTTTAAATTGAAAGAGGAGTGCCCTAAAAACAACACGAGGTCCTTATGTGTAAAATGTGAGAATGGAACCTTCCTAGAGACCGCAAATCACTATGACAAATGCTTCAGTTGCAGGAAGTGCAGCAAAG CCAATTCCAAAGAGCTATCACCATGTACATTCAGAAGCAATAGAGAGTGTGGGTGTGAAATTGGATACTATTTCAACAATCTAAGCCCCTCGGATTGGGAATGTTCTCGCTGTAGAAAATGTGGACCTGGACAGCTGACAGTTGCAGAAT GTGGTAAAAAACAGAATACAAAGTGTCAATGCAAAGAAAACCATTATGCTGTCCCTGGCAAAAACCTCTGTTTGCCGTGTGCTGA ATGTCAGGATGATTGTCCAGACGTGTGCAAATCCACCACACCTCCTAACATTTTAGGATCTTCCAAACCAACTAGTCCTCCAG GCTTAATCCATCACATACTGGTCCCTGTGTGTGCATGCATCACGGTTCTAGCAGTGGGAGTGTTCCTGTTATACGAGGGCATCAGACTTTGGAAGAAAAAGAGCCGTGCTTTGTCATCACAGCAATCAACACCTGTTTCCGATGATCAG ACATTGATTATCACAGTGGCACCAGACAAAGAACTCGATGAGAGCGTTCCTTTCACAAACCAGCCGTGCGAACCGGAGCTAAATGGGAAACTCCCAGACTGCATCCCAAGAGAGATCAAAA TTCACGAGTTCTTCTATTTTGTGCTGGACGAGGTGCCTATCGGAAGATTTAAAGAGCTTGTTCGTCGTCTTGGTGTATCTGAGCAGAACATCGACAGGGCcgaacaagaccacaggaacagCAAAGATGCCCATTACCAGATGCTGAAGGTTTGGAGTGACAGCGGCAGTGGAGGAGGGAACAACGTTTTGCCATGGCACCGCATCCAGATGTTTGTAGACACTCTGAAGGACATGTATTTGGTTAACTGTGCAGACAACATCGAGAGCAGGTTCCTTTCAAAGGACCCAAGCACTTCAAACTGA
- the LOC113116245 gene encoding tumor necrosis factor receptor superfamily member 5 isoform X1, with protein sequence MCHSEPSHASFFSSSKMLALLSVLLLSSHVLPLVQSTSCDDKTEYLYDQTCCKKCKPGEYVLENCKYQSATQCATCGNGFFTNDYNSYFNWCPDCRTCTKDHMTYKKNCTTTSNAVCTCVEGYRCTDSDCQACEKIQTATVPSAITTTIPPTHDIMWISVSLCCACVCVCVLLTCFLLISRNARQYGWIMPASPDKSNSGSSQCTEEEEVPMPVQEMCGKTEKLEDV encoded by the exons ATGTGTCATTCTGAGCCTTCACATGCTTCTTTTTTCTCTTCCAGTAAGATGCTTGCCCTGCTCAGTGTCCTCCTGCTTTCATCACATGTCCTTCCACTCGTCCAATCAACGTCGTGCGATGACAAAACAGAGTACTTATATGACCAAACATGCTGCAAAAAATGTAAACCAG gaGAGTATGTGTTAGAGAACTGCAAATACCAGTCTGCTACTCAGTGTGCGACATGTGGAAATGGCTTCTTCACGAACGACTATAACAGCTATTTCAACTGGTGCCCTGATTGCAGAACGTGCACCAAAGACC ATATGACGTATAAGAAGAACTGTACGACAACAAGTAATGCAGTGTGCACATGTGTTGAGGGCTACAGATGCACAGACAGTGATTGCCAAGCGTGTGAGAAAATTCAGACAGCTACTGTTCCTTCAGCTATTACTACAACAATACCGCCCACCCATG ATATAATGTGGATCTCGGTGAGTCTgtgttgtgcgtgtgtgtgtgtgtgcgttctgCTCACCTGTTTCCTTCTCATCAGCAGAAATGCACGACAATATGGATGGATCATGCCAGCATCACCTG ACAAGAGCAACTCTGGATCCAGCCAGTGCACAGAGGAAGAGGAGGTACCAATGCCAGTCCAGGAGATGTGTGGAAAGACTGAAAAACTGGAGGATGTCTGA
- the LOC113116245 gene encoding tumor necrosis factor receptor superfamily member 5 isoform X2, with protein MCHSEPSHASFFSSSKMLALLSVLLLSSHVLPLVQSTSCDDKTEYLYDQTCCKKCKPGEYVLENCKYQSATQCATCGNGFFTNDYNSYFNWCPDCRTCTKDHMTYKKNCTTTSNAVCTCVEGYRCTDSDCQACEKIQTATVPSAITTTIPPTHEMHDNMDGSCQHHLTRATLDPASAQRKRRYQCQSRRCVERLKNWRMSEKRAGKRPLMRLWIEYLI; from the exons ATGTGTCATTCTGAGCCTTCACATGCTTCTTTTTTCTCTTCCAGTAAGATGCTTGCCCTGCTCAGTGTCCTCCTGCTTTCATCACATGTCCTTCCACTCGTCCAATCAACGTCGTGCGATGACAAAACAGAGTACTTATATGACCAAACATGCTGCAAAAAATGTAAACCAG gaGAGTATGTGTTAGAGAACTGCAAATACCAGTCTGCTACTCAGTGTGCGACATGTGGAAATGGCTTCTTCACGAACGACTATAACAGCTATTTCAACTGGTGCCCTGATTGCAGAACGTGCACCAAAGACC ATATGACGTATAAGAAGAACTGTACGACAACAAGTAATGCAGTGTGCACATGTGTTGAGGGCTACAGATGCACAGACAGTGATTGCCAAGCGTGTGAGAAAATTCAGACAGCTACTGTTCCTTCAGCTATTACTACAACAATACCGCCCACCCATG AAATGCACGACAATATGGATGGATCATGCCAGCATCACCTG ACAAGAGCAACTCTGGATCCAGCCAGTGCACAGAGGAAGAGGAGGTACCAATGCCAGTCCAGGAGATGTGTGGAAAGACTGAAAAACTGGAGGATGTCTGAGAAAAGAGCAGGAAAAAGACCACTGATGCGTCTGTGGATTGAGTATTTAATCTGA
- the LOC113116245 gene encoding tumor necrosis factor receptor superfamily member 5 isoform X3 — MLSSKMLALLSVLLLSSHVLPLVQSTSCDDKTEYLYDQTCCKKCKPGEYVLENCKYQSATQCATCGNGFFTNDYNSYFNWCPDCRTCTKDHMTYKKNCTTTSNAVCTCVEGYRCTDSDCQACEKIQTATVPSAITTTIPPTHDIMWISVSLCCACVCVCVLLTCFLLISRNARQYGWIMPASPDKSNSGSSQCTEEEEVPMPVQEMCGKTEKLEDV; from the exons ATGCTCTCAAG TAAGATGCTTGCCCTGCTCAGTGTCCTCCTGCTTTCATCACATGTCCTTCCACTCGTCCAATCAACGTCGTGCGATGACAAAACAGAGTACTTATATGACCAAACATGCTGCAAAAAATGTAAACCAG gaGAGTATGTGTTAGAGAACTGCAAATACCAGTCTGCTACTCAGTGTGCGACATGTGGAAATGGCTTCTTCACGAACGACTATAACAGCTATTTCAACTGGTGCCCTGATTGCAGAACGTGCACCAAAGACC ATATGACGTATAAGAAGAACTGTACGACAACAAGTAATGCAGTGTGCACATGTGTTGAGGGCTACAGATGCACAGACAGTGATTGCCAAGCGTGTGAGAAAATTCAGACAGCTACTGTTCCTTCAGCTATTACTACAACAATACCGCCCACCCATG ATATAATGTGGATCTCGGTGAGTCTgtgttgtgcgtgtgtgtgtgtgtgcgttctgCTCACCTGTTTCCTTCTCATCAGCAGAAATGCACGACAATATGGATGGATCATGCCAGCATCACCTG ACAAGAGCAACTCTGGATCCAGCCAGTGCACAGAGGAAGAGGAGGTACCAATGCCAGTCCAGGAGATGTGTGGAAAGACTGAAAAACTGGAGGATGTCTGA
- the LOC113116245 gene encoding tumor necrosis factor receptor superfamily member 5 isoform X4 gives MLALLSVLLLSSHVLPLVQSTSCDDKTEYLYDQTCCKKCKPGEYVLENCKYQSATQCATCGNGFFTNDYNSYFNWCPDCRTCTKDHMTYKKNCTTTSNAVCTCVEGYRCTDSDCQACEKIQTATVPSAITTTIPPTHDIMWISVSLCCACVCVCVLLTCFLLISRNARQYGWIMPASPDKSNSGSSQCTEEEEVPMPVQEMCGKTEKLEDV, from the exons ATGCTTGCCCTGCTCAGTGTCCTCCTGCTTTCATCACATGTCCTTCCACTCGTCCAATCAACGTCGTGCGATGACAAAACAGAGTACTTATATGACCAAACATGCTGCAAAAAATGTAAACCAG gaGAGTATGTGTTAGAGAACTGCAAATACCAGTCTGCTACTCAGTGTGCGACATGTGGAAATGGCTTCTTCACGAACGACTATAACAGCTATTTCAACTGGTGCCCTGATTGCAGAACGTGCACCAAAGACC ATATGACGTATAAGAAGAACTGTACGACAACAAGTAATGCAGTGTGCACATGTGTTGAGGGCTACAGATGCACAGACAGTGATTGCCAAGCGTGTGAGAAAATTCAGACAGCTACTGTTCCTTCAGCTATTACTACAACAATACCGCCCACCCATG ATATAATGTGGATCTCGGTGAGTCTgtgttgtgcgtgtgtgtgtgtgtgcgttctgCTCACCTGTTTCCTTCTCATCAGCAGAAATGCACGACAATATGGATGGATCATGCCAGCATCACCTG ACAAGAGCAACTCTGGATCCAGCCAGTGCACAGAGGAAGAGGAGGTACCAATGCCAGTCCAGGAGATGTGTGGAAAGACTGAAAAACTGGAGGATGTCTGA